One window of the Candidatus Saccharibacteria bacterium genome contains the following:
- a CDS encoding four helix bundle protein: MPINALTERERERERSSHSHDLPILQKCTDAYKLWHSFLGDLPRLSRFTLGVKIDSLFTDTIELILLAGYASKPQKAALVAQASTKLDALKFFVQVAWELKVLDNKKYLRVSEPLTEVGKMLGGWRKQLQLPLESTGNQRDLETNRNR, encoded by the coding sequence ATGCCTATCAATGCCCTCACCGAGAGAGAGAGAGAGAGAGAGAGATCTTCACACTCTCATGATCTGCCAATTTTGCAAAAATGTACCGATGCCTACAAGCTCTGGCATAGTTTTTTAGGCGATCTTCCCCGACTCTCACGCTTTACACTTGGTGTCAAAATTGACAGTTTGTTTACAGACACTATAGAGCTCATACTCCTAGCGGGCTATGCCAGTAAGCCACAAAAAGCTGCCTTGGTGGCTCAAGCCAGCACCAAGCTCGACGCTCTTAAGTTTTTTGTGCAAGTGGCTTGGGAACTAAAGGTGCTGGATAACAAAAAATATTTACGTGTTTCTGAGCCACTAACTGAAGTAGGTAAAATGCTCGGTGGCTGGCGAAAGCAATTACAGCTTCCGCTCGAGTCCACCGGCAATCAAAGAGACTTGGAGACGAACAGGAACCGGTAG
- a CDS encoding group II intron reverse transcriptase domain-containing protein has product MIQLRNTHHNIISTDNLLLAWKEFIVGKRSKPDVQVFARSLGDNILLLHDQLVEGDYKHSGYYEFAIFDPKPRQIHKAAVRDRVLNHAVYRVLYPFFDQTFIYDSYSCRKAKGTHAALQRFRQFAVQVSRNNTRTCWVLKCDIRKFFASINQNILLEVLSAYIPNPEVMRLLSQIVESFETNPDRGLPLGNLTSQLFVNIYMNVFDQFIKHRLKVRCYLRYADDFVLLADDRDWLLAQIPLMQDFLQEKLDLTMHPQKISLQTFASGIDFLGWVNFPHHRVLRTRTKQRMLRRLGQSSSEATMQSYLGLLSHGNSYEFQQMVRNSSWLWQ; this is encoded by the coding sequence ATGATCCAGTTAAGAAACACTCATCATAATATCATATCAACAGATAATCTTTTGTTGGCCTGGAAAGAATTTATAGTAGGCAAACGGAGCAAGCCAGACGTGCAAGTTTTTGCACGTAGTTTAGGCGATAATATTTTGTTGCTTCACGATCAATTAGTAGAAGGTGACTATAAGCACTCAGGCTATTACGAATTTGCAATTTTCGACCCCAAACCACGGCAAATCCATAAAGCTGCTGTGCGAGATCGAGTGCTGAACCATGCGGTTTATCGCGTGCTGTATCCGTTCTTCGACCAAACTTTTATATATGACTCATACTCTTGCCGAAAGGCTAAGGGGACGCATGCTGCTCTGCAGCGCTTTAGGCAATTTGCGGTGCAGGTGAGTCGAAACAACACCCGGACCTGTTGGGTGCTCAAATGTGATATTCGTAAGTTTTTTGCCAGCATTAATCAGAACATTTTATTGGAGGTACTGTCGGCTTATATTCCCAATCCAGAAGTAATGAGGCTGCTTAGTCAGATTGTTGAAAGTTTCGAAACCAATCCAGACAGAGGTTTGCCACTTGGTAATTTAACTTCTCAGCTGTTTGTAAATATCTACATGAATGTTTTCGATCAATTTATCAAGCACCGCCTGAAGGTACGATGCTATCTACGTTACGCCGATGATTTTGTTTTGTTGGCCGATGATCGAGATTGGCTCTTGGCACAGATTCCATTGATGCAGGATTTCTTGCAAGAAAAGCTAGACCTGACGATGCATCCACAAAAAATATCTTTGCAGACCTTTGCCTCGGGGATTGATTTTCTTGGTTGGGTAAATTTTCCACACCACCGCGTGTTACGAACCAGAACAAAACAGCGGATGCTACGCCGCCTTGGGCAATCGAGCTCGGAGGCCACCATGCAATCGTATTTGGGTTTGTTGAGTCATGGCAACAGCTATGAGTTTCAGCAGATGGTTCGTAACAGCTCATGGTTGTGGCAGTAA
- the rplC gene encoding 50S ribosomal protein L3: MKALLAKKIGMTQVFEEDGRMTPVTVLEAGPCVVTQIKTAESDGYNAVQIGFGKAKHIAKPQAGHLKKAKAESAHLAEIRMPEVATAKAEDAGAAEKQGWQIGEVLTTELFETGEKVTVSAVSKGKGFAGTVKRHNFHTGPKTHGSHNYRAPGSIGAGYPQHVFKGQKMAGHLGHQKVTVKNQPIVSIDAANHLIAIRGAVPGPNKSIVMISAPILVKEEATE, from the coding sequence GTGAAAGCATTGCTCGCCAAAAAAATTGGAATGACCCAAGTCTTCGAAGAAGACGGCAGAATGACCCCAGTAACTGTACTGGAGGCTGGCCCTTGTGTGGTTACTCAAATCAAGACTGCCGAGAGCGATGGTTACAATGCTGTACAGATTGGCTTTGGCAAGGCCAAGCACATTGCTAAGCCCCAAGCCGGACACCTTAAAAAAGCCAAGGCCGAGAGCGCCCACCTGGCCGAGATCCGCATGCCAGAGGTGGCCACTGCCAAGGCCGAAGATGCCGGCGCAGCCGAAAAGCAAGGCTGGCAAATTGGCGAAGTACTAACTACCGAGCTCTTTGAAACTGGTGAAAAGGTAACTGTTTCAGCGGTTTCAAAGGGTAAGGGTTTTGCCGGCACGGTTAAGCGGCACAACTTCCATACCGGGCCCAAAACCCACGGTAGTCATAACTATCGGGCGCCTGGCTCGATTGGTGCTGGTTACCCGCAGCACGTCTTTAAGGGTCAAAAAATGGCCGGGCACCTGGGACATCAGAAAGTTACGGTCAAAAACCAACCGATTGTAAGCATTGATGCTGCCAACCACCTTATAGCAATTCGTGGTGCAGTACCGGGACCCAACAAGAGCATAGTAATGATCAGTGCGCCTATCCTGGTTAAAGAAGAGGCTACAGAATGA
- the rplD gene encoding 50S ribosomal protein L4, which translates to MKALGYSKTGNKTAEVTLSKVVFEREISPELLKTAYNRALSNIRTNNARTLKRGEVRGGGRKPWKQKGTGRARFGSTRVPIWRHGGVAFGPTGEENYRIDMPSKMIRASLAQALSAQAKDKRVVVIETFACSEGKVKPTLELLEKIDAGDNVLIVISKNDELAQRATRNIPGVITTEPQQLQVNQILDADTLIISKKALETIEQWLSATAKTKKAAKPAEVSK; encoded by the coding sequence ATGAAAGCTTTAGGATACAGCAAAACCGGTAACAAAACCGCCGAAGTAACGCTATCGAAGGTGGTATTTGAGCGCGAAATTAGCCCAGAACTACTAAAAACTGCCTATAATCGAGCCTTGAGCAATATTCGTACCAACAATGCTCGAACACTCAAACGCGGTGAGGTTCGTGGTGGCGGTCGCAAACCCTGGAAGCAAAAGGGCACTGGCCGGGCTCGCTTTGGTTCAACCCGCGTGCCAATCTGGCGACATGGTGGTGTGGCTTTTGGCCCCACCGGCGAAGAAAATTATCGTATTGATATGCCTAGCAAAATGATCCGCGCTAGCTTGGCCCAGGCCTTGAGTGCTCAGGCCAAAGACAAGCGAGTAGTGGTTATTGAGACATTTGCATGTTCAGAAGGTAAGGTTAAACCTACTCTAGAACTACTCGAAAAAATTGATGCAGGCGATAACGTATTGATTGTAATTAGCAAAAACGACGAGTTAGCCCAACGGGCTACTCGTAACATCCCTGGTGTTATTACTACCGAGCCCCAACAGCTGCAAGTTAATCAGATACTCGACGCCGACACCCTAATAATTAGTAAGAAAGCTCTAGAAACAATTGAGCAATGGCTTAGCGCAACCGCAAAAACTAAGAAAGCCGCTAAACCAGCTGAGGTAAGCAAATGA
- the rplW gene encoding 50S ribosomal protein L23, producing MNQVIVRPVISEKSMALAATGKYLFDVPTSANKVVIAQAVAAAFKVEVTEVNTSIIKGKVKKFAGRKGQRKDRKRAYVSLKKGQKISAFDAESEKK from the coding sequence ATGAATCAAGTAATTGTAAGACCCGTGATCTCCGAAAAAAGCATGGCCCTGGCTGCCACCGGCAAATATTTGTTTGATGTGCCTACATCGGCTAATAAAGTAGTGATTGCCCAAGCGGTAGCTGCAGCTTTTAAAGTAGAAGTAACCGAAGTGAACACCAGCATAATCAAAGGCAAAGTTAAAAAGTTTGCTGGTCGCAAAGGGCAGCGAAAAGACCGCAAACGAGCCTATGTGAGCCTCAAAAAAGGCCAAAAAATTAGCGCCTTTGACGCCGAAAGTGAGAAGAAGTAA
- the rplB gene encoding 50S ribosomal protein L2, whose product MAVKVLKQNTGARRNMSVADFTVITKKKPEKSLIVSKKQNSGRNNQGKITIRHRGGGAKRALRIVDFAPQVVDKAEVLAIEYDPGRTARIALLKLADGSKAYVLATVGMKPGRAVSVGERAAIETGNRLQLRNIPVGSVISSVELQIGKGAQLARSAGARAHLVAKEGEFVQVRLPSGEVRLVHQNCQATIGQVGNIDHQNIRIGSAGRKRHMGIRPTVRGKAMNPVDHPHGGGEGSQPIGLDHPKTPWGKPALGKKTRRRKSTNAMIVRSRKRGKR is encoded by the coding sequence ATGGCCGTTAAAGTTTTAAAGCAAAATACTGGCGCCCGACGCAACATGAGTGTGGCCGACTTTACGGTTATTACCAAAAAGAAGCCCGAGAAGTCGCTAATTGTTAGTAAAAAGCAAAACTCCGGCCGCAATAACCAGGGTAAAATCACCATCCGCCATCGTGGTGGCGGTGCTAAGCGAGCTTTGCGGATTGTTGATTTTGCTCCACAAGTAGTCGATAAAGCCGAAGTTTTGGCTATTGAATACGATCCTGGTCGCACCGCCCGGATTGCCCTACTTAAGCTAGCTGACGGTAGCAAGGCCTACGTACTAGCTACAGTTGGTATGAAGCCAGGTCGTGCTGTTAGTGTAGGTGAGAGGGCAGCAATCGAAACTGGCAACCGTCTGCAGCTACGTAATATTCCTGTCGGCTCGGTTATATCGAGTGTTGAGCTGCAGATCGGCAAAGGTGCCCAACTAGCCCGTAGTGCTGGGGCTCGTGCCCACTTGGTGGCCAAAGAGGGTGAATTTGTGCAGGTTCGTTTGCCATCTGGCGAAGTTCGGCTGGTACATCAAAATTGCCAAGCCACGATTGGCCAGGTGGGTAATATCGACCACCAAAACATCCGCATCGGCAGTGCTGGCCGCAAACGCCACATGGGTATTCGCCCAACCGTACGTGGTAAGGCCATGAACCCCGTCGATCACCCACATGGTGGTGGTGAGGGTAGTCAGCCAATTGGTTTGGACCACCCAAAGACCCCGTGGGGCAAACCAGCCTTGGGCAAGAAAACCCGACGTCGCAAATCAACTAATGCTATGATAGTACGCTCCCGAAAGCGAGGTAAGCGATGA
- the rpsS gene encoding 30S ribosomal protein S19: MSRSSKKGPFVDPKLLKKVIALSPTDKTIIKTWARASTISPEMVGKTIAVHNGKVHVPVLITENMVGHKLGEFSPTRKFRNHGGKLAKAEGTS; encoded by the coding sequence ATGAGTCGTTCAAGTAAAAAGGGCCCATTCGTAGATCCCAAACTACTCAAGAAGGTAATTGCCTTGAGCCCAACCGACAAGACGATTATTAAAACTTGGGCCCGAGCTAGCACAATTAGCCCAGAGATGGTCGGCAAAACCATTGCTGTCCATAACGGCAAGGTTCATGTACCTGTTTTGATCACCGAAAACATGGTTGGTCACAAATTGGGCGAGTTTTCACCAACCCGTAAGTTTCGCAACCACGGTGGCAAATTGGCTAAAGCCGAGGGGACAAGTTAA
- the rplV gene encoding 50S ribosomal protein L22, translating to MKVKAVARNLDISAQKLRLSADLVRGAGVRVAMEALAAQPQKSAKVVYDAIHSAAANAQNNYNLSKTNLVIEEIRVDKGRKLKRYRPRARGSVSNIEHPSAHLTVIVADKPAAEVKKTDTKSVAKTKKETK from the coding sequence ATGAAGGTTAAAGCCGTGGCTCGCAATCTAGATATTTCCGCTCAAAAGCTACGCCTGAGTGCTGATTTAGTTAGAGGCGCAGGTGTAAGAGTGGCTATGGAGGCCTTGGCTGCGCAGCCACAAAAGTCAGCCAAGGTAGTTTACGACGCTATTCACAGCGCTGCCGCCAACGCTCAAAACAATTACAACTTGAGTAAAACTAACCTAGTGATCGAAGAAATACGGGTCGACAAGGGCCGCAAGCTTAAGCGCTACCGCCCACGCGCCCGTGGTTCGGTAAGCAATATTGAGCACCCATCGGCTCACTTAACTGTGATTGTGGCCGATAAGCCAGCTGCTGAAGTTAAAAAAACTGATACCAAGAGTGTTGCTAAAACCAAAAAGGAGACCAAGTAA
- the rpsC gene encoding 30S ribosomal protein S3 yields the protein MGQKVNPTSFRLSPKKDWRSKWISKQDFAKFVVEDIKIRQTINDLLGFRASVAVIEIERPRGEIVVTIRTAKPGVVIGRSGSGAEALKAALGKLTGEKVKLNIEEVRNPETVAQLMAENVASQLERRMAFRRVIKNAVDNAMKGGALGAKISVSGRLNGAEMARREVTMQGSIPLHTIKADIDYATAEAKTTYGVIGVKAWIYKG from the coding sequence ATGGGTCAAAAAGTAAATCCAACTAGTTTTCGACTGTCGCCCAAAAAAGATTGGCGCTCCAAGTGGATTAGCAAACAGGATTTTGCCAAATTTGTGGTCGAAGACATTAAGATTCGCCAGACCATTAACGACCTGCTCGGGTTTCGTGCCAGTGTGGCCGTTATTGAGATCGAGCGACCACGCGGTGAAATTGTAGTTACCATCCGCACTGCCAAACCAGGTGTAGTAATTGGCCGTAGCGGTTCTGGTGCCGAGGCACTTAAGGCCGCCTTAGGCAAGCTTACGGGCGAGAAGGTAAAGCTTAATATAGAAGAAGTTAGAAACCCCGAAACCGTTGCTCAACTTATGGCCGAAAATGTTGCCAGCCAGCTTGAGCGCCGCATGGCCTTTCGCCGGGTTATAAAGAATGCCGTTGATAACGCCATGAAAGGCGGTGCCTTAGGCGCCAAAATCAGCGTTTCGGGTCGTTTGAATGGTGCTGAAATGGCCCGTCGTGAAGTTACCATGCAAGGCAGCATTCCATTGCATACTATTAAGGCCGACATTGACTACGCTACCGCCGAAGCCAAGACCACCTATGGCGTAATTGGCGTAAAAGCTTGGATATATAAAGGTTAG
- the rplP gene encoding 50S ribosomal protein L16, producing the protein MLLPRKTKYRKAMKGRNRGLATRGEEINFGRYGLKSLSNERVTSRQIEAARRAMTRYVKRGGKIWIRVFPQTPVTSKPAEVPMGSGKGALDHYVAKVQAGKIVFEMDGVSEEVAKEAMRLAAMKLPLKTKFLVKAAAGESHES; encoded by the coding sequence ATGTTGTTACCACGCAAAACCAAATATCGCAAAGCTATGAAGGGCCGCAATCGAGGCTTAGCTACTCGTGGCGAAGAGATTAACTTTGGTCGCTACGGCCTCAAGAGCCTCAGCAACGAGCGTGTAACCTCGCGCCAAATCGAAGCTGCCCGCCGAGCTATGACCCGATACGTTAAGCGCGGCGGCAAAATCTGGATCCGAGTCTTTCCACAAACACCTGTCACCAGCAAACCGGCCGAAGTGCCCATGGGCTCTGGCAAGGGAGCGCTGGACCACTATGTGGCCAAGGTGCAGGCCGGCAAGATTGTATTTGAGATGGACGGTGTAAGCGAAGAAGTTGCCAAAGAAGCTATGCGTTTGGCGGCCATGAAGCTTCCGCTCAAAACCAAATTTCTAGTTAAAGCTGCTGCTGGAGAAAGCCATGAAAGCTAA
- the rpmC gene encoding 50S ribosomal protein L29 has translation MKAKELRNKSNKELQKDLQELQAGLATAAVDYRTKEIKNVKQIHNIKKDIARVLTILHQQEMEKTNE, from the coding sequence ATGAAAGCTAAAGAATTGCGCAACAAATCGAATAAGGAGCTTCAAAAAGACTTGCAGGAATTGCAAGCTGGCTTGGCAACTGCCGCTGTTGATTATCGAACCAAAGAGATCAAGAATGTCAAACAGATTCACAACATTAAAAAAGACATTGCCAGAGTGCTAACCATTCTGCACCAACAGGAGATGGAGAAGACCAATGAGTAA
- the rpsQ gene encoding 30S ribosomal protein S17 codes for MSKSLTGTVVSNKMDKTVIVAVERLKSHPLYKKRYKVTARYAAHDEANALQVGDKVEIVESRPISRRKHFVVSKTIQKARGVK; via the coding sequence ATGAGTAAGTCGTTAACTGGAACAGTTGTTTCCAACAAAATGGACAAAACCGTGATTGTTGCTGTGGAAAGACTCAAAAGCCACCCGCTTTACAAAAAGCGCTACAAGGTAACCGCTCGCTATGCTGCCCACGATGAGGCCAATGCTTTGCAGGTTGGCGATAAGGTTGAGATTGTTGAGAGTCGACCAATCAGCCGTCGCAAACATTTTGTGGTTAGCAAAACTATCCAAAAAGCTAGGGGTGTCAAATGA
- the rplN gene encoding 50S ribosomal protein L14 — protein MIQTQTRLRVADNTGAKEIMCIKVLGGSRRRYARLGDVIVASVKTATPNGTVKKKEVVRAVVVRVCDNTTRADGSAIAFDENAAVIIDKANVPRGTRIFGPVSRELRDRGFMKIVSLAPEVL, from the coding sequence ATGATACAGACTCAAACTAGATTGCGTGTGGCCGACAATACTGGCGCCAAAGAAATTATGTGCATCAAGGTTTTGGGTGGCAGTCGACGCCGCTACGCGCGCTTGGGTGATGTGATTGTAGCTAGTGTTAAAACTGCCACGCCAAACGGCACCGTCAAAAAGAAAGAAGTGGTGCGGGCTGTTGTGGTGCGCGTCTGTGACAACACCACTCGCGCCGATGGTTCGGCCATAGCTTTCGACGAAAACGCCGCCGTTATTATCGATAAGGCCAACGTGCCACGCGGCACTCGCATATTTGGACCGGTTAGCCGTGAGTTACGCGACCGAGGCTTTATGAAGATTGTTTCACTCGCGCCGGAGGTGCTTTAA
- the rplX gene encoding 50S ribosomal protein L24 yields the protein MKLKLKDKVMVVTGRDHGKTGEVVAVLPKTNQVVVEGVNIAKRHSKPSQKDPKGGIIELTKPIDVSKVMAVDPVSGRPARIGYKLNAKGSKERVFKVSPFKNQKAKSAGQRTTKKTDKKS from the coding sequence ATGAAGTTAAAACTCAAAGATAAGGTAATGGTTGTAACTGGTCGTGATCACGGCAAGACTGGCGAAGTGGTGGCTGTATTGCCTAAGACTAACCAAGTTGTGGTCGAAGGTGTAAACATTGCCAAACGCCACTCCAAGCCCAGCCAAAAGGACCCTAAGGGCGGAATTATTGAGCTCACCAAGCCAATCGATGTCAGCAAGGTTATGGCGGTAGATCCGGTCAGCGGTCGACCGGCCCGAATTGGCTATAAACTAAATGCCAAGGGCAGCAAAGAGCGAGTTTTTAAGGTCAGTCCATTCAAAAATCAAAAGGCTAAATCCGCTGGCCAGCGGACTACCAAGAAAACGGATAAGAAATCATGA
- the rplE gene encoding 50S ribosomal protein L5, which yields MSRLQEKYQAELRSQLKESLGVANIHQVPKLTKIVVNTGVGRATQDSKQLEAAEGTLAKITGQKPIQTKARHSIAGFKLREGQAVGTKVTLRGERMYDFLDRVISIVLPRTRDFRGLSLNGFDPQGNYSIGLDDQSVFAEISFEDIVATHGLQISIVTDTLDRDASRALLQSLGLPFEKEAK from the coding sequence ATGAGTCGATTACAAGAAAAGTACCAGGCAGAATTACGCAGCCAGCTCAAAGAATCTTTGGGCGTAGCTAACATCCACCAAGTGCCCAAACTTACTAAAATTGTAGTAAACACTGGTGTTGGCCGAGCCACTCAAGACAGCAAACAGCTTGAGGCGGCCGAAGGCACCCTGGCCAAAATTACCGGTCAAAAACCGATCCAGACCAAGGCTCGCCACAGCATAGCCGGTTTTAAGCTACGCGAAGGCCAGGCTGTGGGTACCAAGGTAACCTTGCGGGGTGAGCGCATGTATGATTTCTTAGATCGTGTGATTAGTATTGTTTTGCCGCGAACCCGTGATTTCCGAGGCTTGAGCCTAAATGGCTTCGACCCACAGGGCAACTACAGTATAGGCCTAGACGACCAGAGTGTGTTTGCCGAGATCAGCTTTGAAGACATTGTCGCGACCCATGGCCTACAGATCAGTATTGTAACCGACACGCTTGACCGCGATGCCTCTAGAGCACTTTTGCAGAGCCTAGGGCTACCATTTGAAAAGGAGGCAAAATAA
- the rpsN gene encoding 30S ribosomal protein S14: MARKALIEREIKRQKLSDKYAAKRAELKAAGDLEGLAKLPRNSNPVRQHNRCGITGRSKGYLRKFGLSRITFREHASKGEIPGVTKSSW, encoded by the coding sequence ATGGCTCGTAAAGCATTGATCGAGCGCGAAATAAAACGACAGAAGCTATCCGACAAGTATGCCGCAAAAAGAGCTGAGCTCAAGGCCGCCGGCGATCTTGAAGGCCTGGCTAAATTGCCGCGCAATTCCAACCCGGTTCGCCAACACAATCGCTGCGGCATTACTGGCCGAAGCAAGGGCTACCTACGCAAATTTGGTCTTAGCCGCATTACATTTCGCGAACATGCCAGCAAGGGCGAGATCCCTGGGGTAACTAAATCGAGTTGGTAA
- the rpsH gene encoding 30S ribosomal protein S8 has translation MMTTDPIADMLTRIRNALNASRSEVLIPYSKIKLAIAEILVGQGYIAKAELDKSGAFQMIKISLSVNEGAKSITKIQRVSKPGRRIYAKFSEIPQVLNGRGVVIVSTSSGLMTGKDARSKGLGGELICKVY, from the coding sequence ATGATGACAACAGACCCTATCGCAGATATGCTCACCCGAATCCGCAACGCTCTAAATGCTAGCCGGAGCGAAGTTTTAATACCTTACTCCAAGATCAAACTAGCCATTGCCGAGATATTGGTAGGCCAGGGTTATATTGCCAAGGCTGAGCTTGATAAGTCGGGAGCTTTTCAGATGATAAAGATTAGTTTAAGTGTTAATGAGGGCGCCAAATCGATTACCAAAATTCAGAGAGTTAGTAAACCTGGCCGACGCATATATGCCAAATTCTCAGAGATTCCCCAGGTGCTTAATGGCCGTGGTGTGGTGATTGTCTCGACCTCATCTGGTCTTATGACCGGCAAAGATGCCAGGTCTAAGGGTTTGGGCGGCGAATTAATCTGCAAGGTGTATTAG
- the rplF gene encoding 50S ribosomal protein L6 has protein sequence MSRIGRQPIIIPEGVQVQIEGRTVTVTGQRGSLTQQLLPGFEIEQKENRLELVQKVENPETLRNYGLLRSLIANMVTGVSEGFSKTLEIHGVGYRVQLKGSELVLSLGYSHPINYQAPAGIELKTEQNNIIVTGYDKQLVGEVAAQIREFRKPEPYKGKGIRYQGEHIRRKAGKTAAKTGAGA, from the coding sequence ATGAGTAGAATTGGACGACAACCCATAATTATCCCAGAGGGCGTGCAGGTGCAGATTGAAGGCCGCACGGTTACTGTAACTGGACAGCGCGGCAGCCTAACCCAGCAGCTACTGCCCGGTTTTGAAATAGAACAAAAAGAAAATCGCTTAGAGCTAGTCCAAAAAGTTGAAAATCCCGAGACCCTACGCAACTACGGACTGCTGCGTAGCTTGATTGCCAATATGGTAACCGGCGTGTCCGAGGGCTTTAGCAAAACTCTCGAAATTCACGGTGTTGGCTACAGAGTGCAGCTCAAAGGCAGCGAATTAGTACTATCACTAGGCTATTCACACCCAATTAACTATCAAGCCCCAGCTGGCATTGAACTCAAAACCGAGCAAAACAACATTATCGTAACCGGCTACGACAAGCAGTTGGTGGGCGAGGTAGCGGCTCAGATTCGAGAATTTCGCAAGCCCGAACCTTATAAGGGGAAGGGTATTCGCTACCAGGGCGAACACATTCGTCGCAAGGCCGGTAAGACTGCCGCCAAGACCGGAGCAGGAGCTTAA
- a CDS encoding 50S ribosomal protein L18, producing MRDSKTIHRVLKRKRVRAKVSGTPQRPRLSIHISLTAINAQLVDDASGKTLVAVNTLKQKSLQGKNLTDQAAWVGEQIATKAKQAKITTAVFDRGRHIYHGRAKALADSARKAGLKI from the coding sequence ATGCGAGACTCAAAGACAATTCATAGAGTATTAAAGCGTAAGCGCGTACGGGCTAAAGTTAGTGGAACTCCGCAGCGACCGCGACTTAGTATTCATATTTCACTGACGGCTATTAACGCTCAGCTGGTTGACGACGCAAGCGGTAAGACTTTGGTTGCGGTAAATACTCTTAAGCAAAAATCGCTTCAGGGTAAAAACTTGACCGATCAAGCCGCTTGGGTGGGCGAACAGATTGCCACTAAAGCCAAACAAGCTAAGATAACCACAGCTGTATTTGATCGCGGACGACATATTTACCACGGACGAGCCAAAGCTCTAGCCGACTCAGCCCGCAAAGCAGGATTAAAGATATAG
- the rpsE gene encoding 30S ribosomal protein S5, whose product MMHDREPKEFEEKIIALDRVTRVVKGGRRFRFRATAVIGDGKGRVGVGVGKGSDAPTSIVKAVARAKKDMVTFSLTGTTIAHDVQLSYGGATVLLKPASEGTGVIAGGAVRSVVEAAGIKDLLTKSLGSTNKINNAYATVAALQQLQSQPIATKEAK is encoded by the coding sequence ATCATGCACGACAGAGAACCAAAAGAATTTGAAGAAAAAATTATAGCCCTCGACCGCGTAACCAGGGTGGTTAAGGGCGGCCGCCGTTTTCGCTTCCGTGCTACCGCTGTGATCGGTGACGGCAAGGGTCGGGTAGGTGTAGGCGTGGGTAAGGGTAGCGATGCGCCAACCTCGATTGTTAAGGCTGTGGCTCGAGCCAAAAAAGACATGGTTACCTTCAGTCTAACAGGTACCACTATTGCTCACGATGTACAACTGAGCTATGGCGGCGCCACCGTACTGCTTAAACCGGCCAGCGAAGGTACTGGCGTAATTGCTGGTGGCGCTGTTCGTTCGGTAGTTGAGGCGGCCGGTATTAAAGACTTGCTGACCAAGTCGTTGGGCTCAACCAACAAAATTAATAATGCCTATGCCACCGTGGCAGCTCTACAGCAGTTGCAAAGCCAGCCTATAGCTACCAAGGAGGCGAAATAA
- the rplO gene encoding 50S ribosomal protein L15: protein MKIHELPLLTKKTARKRVGRGIAAGQGKTAGRGTKGQNSRTGGGVSVGFEGGQTKLSMRLPKARGFKSRNRVKFQLIQTSQLNSLGKASVDVETLKTVNLIKTTRQPVKLLFDAAVDKKVTLKIQAASQTAIAAVEKAGGKVDILAKPTSEKPAKSSAGQQTAKTIRRPAEATTK, encoded by the coding sequence ATGAAAATTCATGAACTTCCGCTACTAACCAAAAAGACAGCTCGCAAGCGGGTGGGGCGCGGTATAGCAGCTGGACAGGGTAAAACCGCTGGTCGCGGTACCAAGGGGCAGAACTCTCGGACTGGCGGCGGGGTTTCGGTTGGCTTTGAGGGTGGTCAAACCAAGCTAAGCATGCGCTTGCCAAAAGCCAGAGGCTTTAAATCGCGCAATCGAGTGAAGTTTCAACTTATCCAAACCTCCCAACTTAATAGTCTTGGCAAAGCTAGCGTTGACGTTGAGACACTAAAAACGGTTAATTTAATCAAAACTACTCGTCAGCCTGTTAAACTGTTATTTGATGCTGCGGTCGATAAGAAAGTAACCCTAAAAATCCAAGCAGCCAGCCAAACAGCAATAGCGGCTGTCGAAAAAGCTGGTGGCAAGGTAGATATTCTAGCTAAACCCACTAGCGAGAAACCGGCCAAATCATCTGCTGGCCAGCAGACAGCCAAAACAATCCGCCGGCCGGCGGAAGCCACCACTAAATAA